Proteins co-encoded in one Bacteroidia bacterium genomic window:
- the rpmF gene encoding 50S ribosomal protein L32, with translation MPNPKHKISKTRRDKRRTHYKAVAPTLATCPTTGEVHLFHRAHWYEGKLYYKGRVVMEKTA, from the coding sequence ATGCCAAATCCAAAGCATAAGATCTCCAAAACCCGTAGAGATAAAAGAAGGACTCACTACAAAGCTGTAGCTCCAACCTTGGCTACTTGTCCAACTACCGGCGAAGTTCACCTTTTTCACCGCGCGCACTGGTACGAAGGAAAATTGTACTACAAAGGACGCGTTGTAATGGAAAAAACGGCATAA